ATGCACAACTGGTCGTTTCCAGGCCTGTCTATAACTCAAACTACGAAACAGTTCTTTTCACTTATATAGACAAAAACTTCACTTTCACCTATTTGCCGAATACACAGCTATATTTTAATGAAAACAGCTACACGGAAGAATTACCTTATATCCTGGCATTTTACGCAAACGTAGCCCTCATTTTCGACTATGATTCGTTTAGTAAAATGGGCGGCTCACCTTTTGTACAAAAAGCTTTTAATCTTGTTAATCAAGCCAGAAATGCATCACCAAACAAGCGCGGGTGGGACTCCGGCGGCGATTCAAGAAACCGGTATTGGCTGATTGAAAATCTGATGAGCCAGCAGTTCACCCCGTTTCGGGAAGGTATGTATAAATATTACAGGCAAGGACTTGATGTAGCTACTCAAAATCCTGCCGAAACCAGGGCAAAAGTGCTTGAATTCCTCGCCACCTTAAAGGAGGTTAACCAGCTTCGCCCTGCAAGCGTAGTTGTGAATTCATTTTTCGACGCCAAGTCTGATGAACTCTATAAAATCCTGATTGAAGCGCAACCTGACGAGCGCGCTAAGGCATATACGTTGCTGGTTAGCCTTGACCCAACCAAAACTCAACTGTACCAGCGTCTGTCATTATAATATGAGCAAAAGACTTGTTCGCATCGCTTCATCCAAACTGTCGGATCAGTTACCTTTCTTACTTAAACATGAAATAAGCGGAGTTTTGAATAACGGCAAAACATGTTTCGGTATATTGATCTCCATGACAAATGACCATCTCACGCTGGAAGATCCCCGACAACATCGTCATACCTTTGCTTTCGCAGATCTCTATGAAGTCGTTTATGACTCGATTTCAGCTGCCCGCATTAAAACTTAACCGGTTATTGGTTATATTTTCTGATTGTGAATATCACTAAGTATATTCGTAACGGAGAAACAAAAGAAATTTTCCCTCTAGAAGCCGATTGTAAGATCTCCGGCAAACGGCTCTCCGAATCACATGCTTGCTAATTTACTTATCAAGAACTACGCTTTGATCAAGCAACTGGAAATGTCGCCTGATCCCGGTCTCAACATTATCACAGGCGAAACAGGGGCAGGAAAATCCATTATGCTTGGTGCGATTGGTCTGTTGCTGGGAAATCGTGCTGATGTAAAGTCATTGTATGATTCTGCCGAGAAGTGTGTAATTGAAGGAACCTTTAATCTGGCAGGGTACGATCTGGCTCCCAATTTCGAAGATGAAAACCTCGACTTCGCTGAAGACTGCATTATCCGGAGAGAAATTGCAGTATCTGGTAAGTCCCGCGCTTTTATCAACGACACGCCCGTTAACCTGGATACATTAAAAAAAATAGGCAGTCAGTTACTGGATATCCACTCGCAGCATGATTCTATTCTACTCGGGAACAACGATTTTCAACTGCAGGTTGTCGATTCTTTTGCCAAGAACGCTTCAATTCTGAAAACGTATTCAAAGCATTATCAGGCATTTCGGCAAGCTGCCGCGCGGCTTGACGACCTTCAAAAAAGGGCTGCGCAGCTTCGTAAGGAGTTCGATTTCGACCAGTTTATGTTTCAGGAACTCAATACCGCAAGTCTGCGCCCGGGTGAGCAGGAAAAACTGGAAGAGGAACTGACCATACTCGAAAATGCAGTAGAGATTAAAGAGCGGCTGCAACTGGCTTATACTTACCTGGATAATCCGGAAACCTCCGTCCTCGA
This Dyadobacter sp. UC 10 DNA region includes the following protein-coding sequences:
- the porD gene encoding type IX secretion system protein PorD, coding for MKKIYAAFFLLLTICTHQLFAQEFQFTVNLNYEQLVAQQKTDPQSMNQLQSYMNEFLNNTRWTNDQFTKEEKIKCKLNVNLTRSLAQGSFEGNAQLVVSRPVYNSNYETVLFTYIDKNFTFTYLPNTQLYFNENSYTEELPYILAFYANVALIFDYDSFSKMGGSPFVQKAFNLVNQARNASPNKRGWDSGGDSRNRYWLIENLMSQQFTPFREGMYKYYRQGLDVATQNPAETRAKVLEFLATLKEVNQLRPASVVVNSFFDAKSDELYKILIEAQPDERAKAYTLLVSLDPTKTQLYQRLSL